Part of the Bacillus sp. THAF10 genome is shown below.
CGCCCATATTCATGAGTGCAAAACGAGAGGCGTTCCAAATCTTATTCGCAAAGTTCCAAGTGGACTCCACTTTTTCATAGCTGAAGCGCAAATCCTGACCTGGTGAGCTTCCTGTTGATAAGAAGTAACGAAGGGAATCCGCTCCGTATTTTTCAATAACATCCATCGGGTCAACACCATTACCAAGGGATTTACTCATTTTTCGGCCTTGTTCATCACGAACGAGTCCGTGGATGAGAACATCTTTAAATGGACGCTCTCCAGTGAACTCCAAGCCTTGGAAAATCATACGAGAAACCCAGAAAGCAATAATGTCGTAACCAGTGACTAAGCAGTCTGTTGGATAGAAGCGTTGATAGTCTGGTGATTCTGTTTCTGGCCAGCCCATTGTCGAGAATGGCCATAGTGCTGAACTAAACCATGTATCAAGAACATCTGTGTCTTGCTCCCAGTTTTCTAGATCTGCTGGTGGCTCGTGACCTACATGAATCTCCCCTGTTTCATTATGATACCAAGCAGGAATTCGGTGGCCCCACCATAGTTGACGGGAGATACACCAGTCACGGATATTTTCCATCCAACGCATATAGGTATTCTCAAAGCGATTTGGAACAAAATTCACCTTGTCTTCCTGGGATTGAAGGGCTACCGCTTTGTCCGCAAGCGGCTGCATTTTAACGAACCATTGTGTGGATAAGTATGGTTCGACCACTGCGCCGCTTCGCTCACTGTGACCAACGGAGTGCATATGCTCTTCTATTTTGAAAAGAACGCCAGCTTCCTGAAGGTCTTTTACAAGCTGTTTACGGCACTCAAAACGATCCATGCCTTCATATTTACCAGCTTTTTCGTTCATTGAGCCGTCTTCGTGCATGACAAGGATGCGCTCAAGATGATGACGGTTTCCAATTTCAAAGTCATTCGGGTCATGTGCTGGTGTAATTTTAACCGCCCCAGAGCCAAATTCCATATCAACATAGTCATCGGCAACAATGGGAATCTCACGTCCTGTGATTGGAAGAGTGACCATTTTTCCAATAAGGTCCTTATAACGCTCATCCTCTGGGTGAACGGCAACTGCAGTATCTCCAAGCATTGTTTCTGGTCTGGTAGTGGCAATTTCGATATGGCCGCTTCCATCCGTTAGCGGATATCTCATATGATAGAAAGCACCTTGAACTTCCTGGTGGATAACCTCAATATCAGATAGGGCTGTTTTGGTTGCTGGATCCCAGTTGATGATATACTCACCGCGGTAGATGAGGCCTTTTTTGTAAAGCGTAACAAATACTTCGTTTACTGCTTTGGAAAGCCCTTCATCAAGGGTGAAGCGCTCACGGCTGTAGTCAAGGCCAAGTCCCAGCTTGGACCATTGCTGGCGGATATGCTTCGCGTATTCGTCCTTCCACTTCCACGCTTCTTCCATAAACTTTTCACGACCAAGCTCATAACGGTTGATGCCTTGATTGCGGAGCTTTTCATCTACCTTTGCTTGAGTGGCAATTCCTGCGTGGTCCATACCTGGTAACCAAAGAACATCAAAGCCCTGCATGCGTTTCATTCGTGTGATGATGTCTTGCAAGGTTGTATCCCAAGCGTGACCTAGGTGCAGCCTTCCTGTTACGTTTGGCGGCGGAATAACGATTGTGTAAGGTGTTTTCTCTTGATCGTTGGTAGCTTCAAAGAAACGGCCATCTAACCAATATTGATAGCGATTTTTTTCAATGGCTTGCGGGTCATACTTTGTGGGAAGATTCACTTCATTCATTTCCATTCTTTTCTCCTCCTATTTTTAAAAAAATAAAAAACTCCCTTCATCCAATAAAAGGACGAAAGGAGTTAAGTTTCGCGGTACCACCTTTTTTTACAGAAAGAGAATAGACCTCTCCTGTACACTCAAAACGGATAACGGCTTTTCACCGGCTTCAGCTACTAGAAAATGTTCACTGAAACTACTCAAGGGCGACCTTCCAATCTGACCTTCCTAAGAAACCTTTCAGCAGTTGGCTTCTCTCTCTAAAGGCGTCAACATTGTACTCTTCCCTATCCTTGTATGTATGATCATGCTATTACCTTACTATGTTACATAAAGGATATGCTAATAGTCAATAAGCTTCTCCAAATTTTTATTAGAATATGCACAAAAAGAAAAAAATGTGCAAGTTTGGGCACTATTTTCCACTTGGGCTCATATCTTGATTATAGATAGATTGGAAATGCGTGTAAAGGAGGTACGTTCCGTGCGGAAATACAATCCCTATACCTTGCCCCCTTGGTTGAGGCAGGTGAGAGGACTTTGTGCTCAATTTATTATTCCTATCTGTGTATTTCAAGGTATTCGTACCATCTTTTTGCCAACAACGTTTGATGTCTTGATTCTAGCTATATGCATTATTATTGCGATTTGCTTTCATCTTGAGCTCATTTAACTTGCTGGCTACTCGTTTATGGTAGCCAGTTTTTATTTCGACAATTTGCACATTTATTCTAGCTTATATCCCTAATTTCGCCCATAATACTACATATTGATATGAATTTTCCACCAATTTTAAAAGGGGTCCTACCATGCTTACATTTTTGCAAAAACAGAAAAAAGAAAGCTATCAAGCCGATTTAACGTTCCCTGAAAAGCACCATATTGTCCGTCATCCTGAAGAAGATTTAGCAAGCCGTCTTTATTATATGGGGTTTACCAATGAGCACTTACAGGCATTACAACAAGCGAAGCCTGTGGTTTTTGAATTGTTAGATGATGTTTTAGAAAAGGTGTTGGAGCATTTATATAAACAGCCACCTTTAAAAAGAGTGGCAGCAAACAACTCCTCTCGTGAAAGATTAAAAGCAGTATTTGTTCAATATTTTCAAAGTTTGTTAAGCGGCAAGCTTGATGATGACTTTTTCAAATTACGAAAAAGAATCGGTCAAACACATAATGGTGTACATCTTCCTGTTACTTGGTTTTTGGCCACCTACTCTGCGATTCAAACGCTATTGCTTCCTAAAGTAGTGGAGCTTTTGCAGGACTCTCCTAAGGATCTGGTGACTACACTAACTGCCCTCACACATATCATCAATCTGGACTCTCAGCTTGTAGTGGATGAGTATATCCATGTGCGCATTGATTTATTGG
Proteins encoded:
- a CDS encoding valine--tRNA ligase, giving the protein MEMNEVNLPTKYDPQAIEKNRYQYWLDGRFFEATNDQEKTPYTIVIPPPNVTGRLHLGHAWDTTLQDIITRMKRMQGFDVLWLPGMDHAGIATQAKVDEKLRNQGINRYELGREKFMEEAWKWKDEYAKHIRQQWSKLGLGLDYSRERFTLDEGLSKAVNEVFVTLYKKGLIYRGEYIINWDPATKTALSDIEVIHQEVQGAFYHMRYPLTDGSGHIEIATTRPETMLGDTAVAVHPEDERYKDLIGKMVTLPITGREIPIVADDYVDMEFGSGAVKITPAHDPNDFEIGNRHHLERILVMHEDGSMNEKAGKYEGMDRFECRKQLVKDLQEAGVLFKIEEHMHSVGHSERSGAVVEPYLSTQWFVKMQPLADKAVALQSQEDKVNFVPNRFENTYMRWMENIRDWCISRQLWWGHRIPAWYHNETGEIHVGHEPPADLENWEQDTDVLDTWFSSALWPFSTMGWPETESPDYQRFYPTDCLVTGYDIIAFWVSRMIFQGLEFTGERPFKDVLIHGLVRDEQGRKMSKSLGNGVDPMDVIEKYGADSLRYFLSTGSSPGQDLRFSYEKVESTWNFANKIWNASRFALMNMGDMKFEDIDLSGEKSVADKWILTRLNETIETVTKLAEKYEFGEVGRALYNFIWDDFCDWYIEMAKIPLYGEDEAAKVTTRSILAYVLDNTMRLLHPFMPFITEEIWQQLPHEGESITQASWPEVRAELTDKEAAADMKLLVEIIRSVRNVRAEVNTPMSKQVKLLVKTKASEITDKLERNRSYLERFCNPSELLIGTDVALSDGEKAMTAVVTGAELILPLQGLINIDEEIARLNKELAKLDKEVERVQKKLSNQGFIAKAPEAVIEEEKAKEKDYVEKRDAVMARIEELKG